One Polaribacter sp. KT25b DNA segment encodes these proteins:
- a CDS encoding chloride channel protein has protein sequence MPTTKDIYRKILKWKYRHISNKQFTNIASAIIGLLAGLGAVTLKNATHLIQHLLEGEFIKDIHSAFYFIFPIIGLLIVILIIKYVIKKRVGHGIPSTLYAISKQKGIMPRYQMWASILTAPITVGFGGSVGLEGPTVATGAALGSNFAQLFRLSQTTKTLLIGAAAAGAMSSIFKAPIAAIVFAVEIFSLELTLASMIPLLLASITAVLTSYFFLGDDVLLHFDIQDKFALNDVLFYILLGVFTALISVYFSKVYFVIADFFKKIKNPYKKLLIGGILLGLLVFLIPPLFGEGYETINNVLRGNTLQIVENNIFNAISDNFLLIILFLLGLILFKIVATSLTFGAGGIGGIFAPTLFTGSLTGYVFALLVNYTNFFGHKLSLINFAMVGMAGLMAGVLLAPLTAIFLIAEITGGYELFIPLMIVSSISFMITKRYIPHNIYAAQLAKKGELVTHDKDKNVLMFLDIDTLIEKDFIPTKPKKTLGELLKENVAKSSRNLYPVLNDKEQFLGIVLLDDVRPVMFNQTLYDKIKVLDVMTSAPEVILTADTTEKVMQKFKESGAWNLPVIREGKYIGFISKSKLLTAYRNKLIEVTG, from the coding sequence GTGCCAACAACAAAAGATATTTACAGAAAAATTTTAAAGTGGAAATATAGACATATTTCTAACAAACAATTTACCAATATAGCAAGTGCCATTATTGGGTTATTAGCAGGCTTGGGAGCTGTTACTTTAAAAAATGCAACCCACCTTATTCAACATTTATTAGAAGGTGAGTTTATTAAAGATATTCATAGTGCATTCTATTTTATTTTTCCAATAATTGGATTATTAATCGTAATTCTGATTATTAAATACGTTATAAAAAAGAGAGTCGGACACGGAATTCCATCAACGTTATACGCAATTTCAAAACAAAAAGGAATAATGCCAAGATATCAAATGTGGGCATCAATTCTTACAGCGCCAATTACGGTTGGTTTTGGAGGTTCTGTTGGGTTAGAAGGACCAACAGTTGCAACAGGAGCAGCTTTAGGTTCTAATTTTGCTCAACTATTTAGATTAAGTCAAACAACAAAAACTTTATTAATTGGTGCAGCAGCAGCAGGTGCAATGTCTTCAATTTTTAAAGCACCAATTGCTGCAATTGTTTTTGCAGTAGAAATTTTTAGTTTAGAATTAACCTTGGCATCAATGATTCCTTTATTATTGGCTTCTATAACAGCGGTTTTAACTTCTTATTTTTTTTTAGGAGATGACGTGCTATTGCATTTTGATATTCAAGATAAATTTGCACTAAATGATGTGCTTTTTTATATTTTATTAGGTGTTTTTACAGCTTTAATTTCTGTATATTTTAGTAAGGTATATTTTGTTATTGCAGATTTTTTTAAAAAAATTAAAAATCCGTATAAAAAATTATTGATAGGAGGAATCTTGTTGGGTTTATTGGTTTTTTTAATTCCGCCTTTATTTGGTGAAGGATATGAAACAATTAATAATGTTTTAAGAGGAAATACATTACAAATTGTAGAAAACAATATTTTTAATGCCATTTCTGATAATTTCTTATTAATTATTTTGTTTTTATTAGGGTTAATTCTCTTTAAAATAGTAGCAACTTCTTTAACTTTTGGAGCAGGAGGAATTGGTGGTATTTTTGCGCCAACTTTATTTACAGGAAGTTTAACGGGTTATGTTTTTGCATTACTTGTAAACTACACAAATTTCTTCGGACATAAATTATCTTTAATTAATTTTGCTATGGTTGGTATGGCAGGATTAATGGCAGGAGTATTATTAGCACCTTTAACGGCTATTTTTTTAATTGCAGAAATTACTGGAGGTTATGAGTTGTTTATACCTTTAATGATTGTAAGTTCTATTTCATTTATGATTACGAAACGATACATTCCTCATAATATTTATGCAGCACAGTTAGCTAAAAAAGGAGAATTGGTAACACATGATAAAGATAAAAATGTATTAATGTTTTTAGATATTGATACGCTAATAGAAAAAGATTTTATACCAACAAAACCTAAAAAAACACTAGGAGAATTGTTAAAAGAAAACGTAGCTAAATCTAGCCGAAATTTATATCCTGTATTAAATGATAAAGAACAGTTTTTAGGAATTGTTTTGTTAGATGATGTTAGACCTGTGATGTTTAATCAAACATTGTATGATAAAATTAAGGTTTTAGATGTGATGACAAGCGCGCCAGAAGTAATTTTAACAGCAGATACTACAGAAAAAGTAATGCAGAAGTTTAAAGAAAGTGGCGCATGGAATTTACCTGTTATTCGAGAAGGAAAATATATTGGTTTTATTTCAAAATCAAAACTATTAACTGCTTACAGAAATAAATTGATAGAAGTTACTGGCTAA
- the aspS gene encoding aspartate--tRNA ligase, with protein MYRSHSCGELRASHINTEVTLAGWVQKSRDKGFMVWVDLRDRYGITQLIFDEERTPKEMMEKAKSLGREFVIQVTGTVIERESKNDKMATGAVEVLVSKLEILNASVTPPFTIEDKTDGGEDIRMKYRYLDIRRNPVKNSLIFRHKVAMEVRKYLSDQEFIEVETPYLIKSTPEGARDFVVPSRMNEGQFYALPQSPQTFKQLLMVGGMDKYFQIVKCFRDEDLRADRQPEFTQIDCEMAFVEQEDILNVFEGLTRHLLKEVNNVEVEKFPRMLYDDAMRLYGNDKPDIRFGMEFGELNAVTQHKDFGVFNSAELVVGIAVPGGNSYTRKEIDNIIKWVKRPQVGALGMIYARVNEDGSFKSSVDKFYDQEDLAKWAEITGAKPGDLVCVLSGEKNKVRAQLSALRMELATRLGLRDPKVFAPLWVIDFPLLELDEETGHYHAMHHPFTSPKPGQMELLDTDPGAVKANAYDLVLNGNEIGGGSIRIHDKKMQATMLRHLGFSNEDARAQFGFLMDAFEYGAPPHGGLAFGLDRLVAILGGQETIRDFIAFPKNNSGRDVMIDAPAFIDDDQLKELSLKLDIQS; from the coding sequence ATGTATAGAAGTCATTCTTGTGGCGAGTTAAGAGCATCGCATATAAATACAGAAGTAACCTTAGCGGGTTGGGTACAAAAAAGCCGTGATAAAGGTTTTATGGTTTGGGTAGATTTACGTGATAGATACGGAATTACGCAACTTATTTTTGATGAAGAGCGCACGCCAAAAGAAATGATGGAAAAAGCAAAATCATTAGGAAGAGAATTTGTAATTCAGGTTACAGGAACGGTAATTGAGCGCGAATCTAAAAATGATAAAATGGCAACTGGAGCCGTGGAAGTGTTGGTTTCTAAATTAGAAATTTTAAATGCATCTGTTACGCCGCCTTTTACAATTGAAGATAAAACGGATGGAGGAGAAGACATCCGAATGAAATATAGATACTTAGATATTAGAAGAAATCCTGTAAAAAACAGTTTGATTTTTCGTCATAAAGTAGCTATGGAAGTTCGTAAATACTTGTCTGATCAAGAATTTATAGAAGTTGAAACGCCTTATTTAATAAAATCTACACCAGAAGGCGCAAGAGATTTTGTGGTTCCTAGTAGAATGAACGAAGGTCAGTTTTATGCGTTGCCACAATCTCCACAAACTTTCAAACAATTGTTGATGGTTGGTGGAATGGATAAATATTTTCAGATTGTAAAATGTTTTAGAGACGAAGATTTACGTGCAGACAGACAACCAGAATTTACACAAATAGACTGTGAAATGGCGTTTGTTGAGCAAGAAGATATTTTAAATGTTTTTGAAGGATTAACACGTCACTTATTAAAAGAAGTTAATAATGTTGAGGTAGAGAAATTCCCTAGAATGTTATATGATGATGCAATGCGTTTGTACGGAAATGACAAACCAGATATCCGTTTTGGAATGGAGTTTGGCGAGTTAAACGCAGTTACACAACATAAAGATTTTGGTGTTTTTAATAGCGCAGAATTGGTTGTTGGTATCGCAGTTCCTGGAGGAAATTCGTATACAAGAAAAGAAATAGACAATATTATTAAGTGGGTAAAACGTCCGCAAGTTGGTGCTTTAGGAATGATTTATGCTCGTGTAAACGAAGATGGATCTTTTAAATCTTCTGTTGATAAATTTTACGATCAAGAAGATTTGGCAAAATGGGCAGAAATTACGGGCGCAAAACCTGGTGATTTAGTGTGTGTTTTATCCGGAGAAAAAAATAAAGTAAGAGCACAATTATCTGCTTTAAGAATGGAATTGGCAACACGTTTAGGATTAAGAGATCCAAAAGTATTTGCGCCACTTTGGGTAATTGATTTTCCTTTATTAGAATTGGATGAAGAAACTGGGCATTATCATGCAATGCATCACCCATTTACGTCTCCAAAACCTGGTCAAATGGAATTGTTAGATACAGATCCTGGAGCAGTAAAAGCAAATGCGTACGATTTGGTTTTAAACGGAAATGAAATTGGTGGAGGTTCTATAAGAATTCACGATAAAAAAATGCAAGCTACCATGTTACGTCATTTAGGTTTTTCTAATGAAGATGCCAGAGCACAATTTGGTTTCTTAATGGATGCTTTTGAATATGGTGCGCCACCTCATGGAGGTTTGGCTTTTGGATTGGATAGATTGGTCGCAATTCTTGGCGGACAAGAAACAATTAGAGATTTTATTGCGTTTCCTAAAAATAATTCAGGAAGAGATGTAATGATTGATGCGCCAGCATTTATTGATGATGATCAATTAAAAGAATTGAGTTTAAAACTTGATATTCAATCATAA
- a CDS encoding LacI family DNA-binding transcriptional regulator: MLNLSTSTISRALNDHPDISIKTKKNVKDLAKKLNYMPNIFAKGFRLHKTNIIGVIIPNITSYFTSTILKEILLQSEMKGYRVIISESNNDINREKEMLLTMLQFGVDGILMSLSKNTINVNPILNALNKKPLVLFDKVSNKVPCTQIIIDGEEAAFNAIEHLINIGKKRIAIIKEFEHSYNSERRFQGYLRALRTHNIPIDEKLILSTDDISLKKGKRLTSQLLSLKERPDAIFSITDAAAVGVIQTLKKFNIKIPENIAVVGFSNSLVSTIVEPNLTTTDQPGKRIGEIAVDYLIREIQEPKDYLSSKTVEIKTNLIIRESTFLPV, encoded by the coding sequence ATGTTGAATTTATCCACATCAACTATTTCAAGAGCTTTAAACGATCACCCAGATATTAGCATAAAAACCAAAAAGAATGTAAAAGATTTGGCAAAAAAATTAAATTATATGCCAAATATATTTGCAAAAGGATTTAGGCTTCATAAAACAAATATAATTGGAGTAATTATACCAAATATAACTTCTTATTTTACATCTACAATTTTAAAAGAAATTTTACTACAATCTGAAATGAAAGGATATAGAGTTATTATTTCTGAATCTAATAATGATATTAACAGAGAAAAAGAAATGTTATTAACGATGTTACAATTTGGAGTTGATGGCATTTTAATGTCGCTATCTAAAAACACTATAAATGTTAACCCAATTCTAAATGCATTAAACAAAAAACCATTAGTACTTTTTGACAAAGTTTCTAATAAAGTTCCTTGCACTCAAATAATAATTGATGGTGAAGAAGCAGCTTTTAATGCTATTGAACACTTAATAAATATTGGTAAAAAAAGAATTGCAATTATTAAGGAATTTGAACATTCTTATAATTCTGAAAGAAGATTTCAAGGATATTTAAGAGCTTTAAGAACTCATAATATTCCTATTGATGAAAAACTTATTTTAAGTACAGATGATATTTCTTTAAAAAAAGGCAAAAGACTTACAAGTCAATTATTAAGTTTAAAAGAAAGACCAGATGCTATATTTTCAATTACTGATGCAGCTGCTGTAGGCGTAATACAAACTCTAAAAAAATTTAACATTAAAATCCCTGAAAATATTGCTGTAGTAGGTTTTAGTAACTCTTTAGTTTCTACAATAGTAGAACCTAATTTAACAACAACAGATCAACCAGGAAAAAGAATTGGAGAAATTGCAGTAGATTATTTAATTAGAGAAATTCAAGAACCTAAAGATTATTTAAGTAGCAAGACTGTTGAAATAAAAACAAACTTAATCATAAGAGAATCTACTTTTTTGCCAGTTTAA
- a CDS encoding trehalase family glycosidase, with the protein MNKLEKQAIEVLNNNWTDGFSIPCANLYPFQWLWDSGFIAIGFAHFDMTKAEKEIETLLDAQWENGFIPHIVFHTENDSYFPGANFHRSDLHPLASKKYKSTGMTQPPVTGFVLEKMYQISEDKEASLNYITSVIDKVYFNHEYFYNNRDPKNESLVYIYHNWESGTDNSPIWDDIWATMNPPEYTFERRDTTHVDAAQRPSKREYDHYLHIIEIAKEHNYSDEKIAELSPFLVQDPLFNAMLIKSNQSLIALYKLIGGNNDKIKQLEKWQEKGIESFNNKLFDEEIGAYIHYDLRNEKSLGYLSSSSFSPLFAGIPSKERAEKMVNVMLDKFGNKDQYLCASFDPTSNRFNPKKYWRGPVWINLNWMLFYGLKEYGFTEIAERVKQDSIDMIEKNGFYEYFDSRKEIHKDGKAGYGGNHFSWSAALLIDMLKN; encoded by the coding sequence ATGAATAAATTAGAAAAACAAGCAATAGAAGTACTTAATAATAATTGGACGGATGGTTTTAGTATTCCTTGTGCCAATTTATATCCCTTTCAATGGTTATGGGATTCTGGCTTTATTGCCATTGGTTTTGCACATTTTGATATGACAAAAGCAGAAAAAGAAATAGAAACTTTATTAGATGCACAATGGGAAAACGGATTTATTCCACACATTGTGTTTCATACAGAAAATGATAGTTATTTTCCTGGTGCAAATTTTCATCGTTCAGATTTACATCCTCTAGCATCAAAAAAATACAAATCTACAGGAATGACGCAGCCACCTGTAACTGGTTTTGTACTAGAAAAAATGTATCAAATTAGCGAAGACAAAGAAGCTTCTTTAAATTACATAACATCTGTAATTGATAAAGTATATTTTAATCACGAGTATTTTTACAACAACAGAGATCCTAAAAACGAAAGTTTAGTTTATATTTATCATAACTGGGAATCTGGTACAGACAACTCCCCAATTTGGGATGATATTTGGGCAACCATGAATCCGCCAGAATATACTTTTGAAAGAAGAGATACTACGCATGTAGATGCTGCACAACGCCCATCTAAAAGAGAATATGATCATTATTTGCACATTATAGAAATTGCAAAAGAGCATAATTATAGTGATGAAAAAATAGCTGAATTATCTCCTTTTTTAGTCCAAGATCCTTTGTTTAATGCAATGCTGATAAAATCAAACCAAAGTTTAATAGCTTTATATAAATTGATTGGTGGTAATAATGATAAAATAAAACAACTAGAAAAATGGCAAGAAAAAGGTATAGAATCATTTAATAATAAATTATTTGATGAAGAAATTGGAGCATATATTCATTACGATTTAAGAAACGAAAAATCTTTAGGATATTTATCTTCTTCTTCTTTTTCTCCTTTGTTTGCAGGAATTCCATCAAAAGAAAGAGCAGAAAAAATGGTAAACGTAATGCTAGATAAATTTGGAAATAAGGATCAATATTTATGTGCTTCTTTTGATCCAACAAGCAATCGTTTTAATCCTAAAAAATATTGGAGAGGTCCGGTTTGGATTAATTTAAACTGGATGCTTTTCTACGGATTAAAAGAATATGGTTTTACAGAAATAGCAGAACGTGTAAAACAAGATTCTATAGATATGATAGAAAAAAATGGCTTTTACGAGTATTTTGATTCTAGAAAAGAAATACACAAAGATGGTAAAGCTGGTTATGGAGGAAATCATTTTTCTTGGAGTGCCGCTTTATTAATAGATATGCTTAAAAATTAA
- a CDS encoding TonB-dependent siderophore receptor produces MKKTLLTLICIISFYAINGQTKIKGAIKDNIGEPIPGASVIIKGTTSGGSSDFDGNYNFTTSSTGEQTLQVSYVGFKTYEKKINLNGASLTINVVLQEGGAQLDEIVLTASSTFRSQKETPMSISSIKQKEITKLSANSQADIIRSIPGITAEGGGGETATNVFVRGLPSGGQYVFNPLQYDGMPLMSTFGLNSSAHDVYARPDVGFKGVEFVRGGAAVLYGAGSVAGIINYTSKTGDSNDENLINVEWADKGRLKTDFYTGGKLGGEDSNTYYAFTGFVRKDDGPIETGMPTKGVQFRANIKKKFENGSFTVHGQMINDNAQFFMPLPLDGDRNRITGNDGEAVSQLLSGQLANTSFLTAGGAYESPIEDGVSTQGGYVMADFNYNFADDLKFKSKVKYANYKHNFALYIGGNGTYNNPLTLGDYINNVAPGNLGYDAQYQGGIGAINSNDLVVENLHVDRLRPMTDYSGEASLTKTIETDAGSHNITAGVYLARTEAEDVNYQYRVLSEFNNNPRLVNLSYVDASGNNVTYSEGGLYNRIGMTSNNFLSQTKTAFYLTDEMVFDKWRFDAGIRIESTKGTFSKGNVVSSTVYDDANLSSDLANVQFADGSFVRADVEATDWALSLAALHNLTDNVNLYANFSRGFFFPQIRGFAPVAGIPNTNYDSEKITQFEIGAKLGTDRLSGSLAAYYVSLKDRIKITQGFVNGSLVDLTRSEQSTSTLGLEANWSYKLTKNFDFRGTATYQDHEITKNTDKDLVTGGSSEVNVGNELARQPNFLTSMGLHYDNSSFDGQFTLNHTGSKFTADNNNVELEAINIFRIGAGYTFSLNNDEERNENLRIGFSVFNLFDDSGVTEGDPRNVNQAGNAQFFFGRPILPRRMFLTATFNF; encoded by the coding sequence ATGAAAAAAACATTACTAACATTAATTTGTATTATTAGCTTTTATGCAATAAACGGGCAAACTAAAATTAAAGGAGCTATTAAAGATAACATAGGTGAACCTATACCTGGAGCAAGTGTTATTATTAAAGGAACAACTTCCGGAGGATCATCAGATTTTGATGGAAATTATAATTTTACAACTTCAAGTACTGGAGAGCAAACTTTACAAGTTTCCTATGTAGGATTTAAAACTTACGAAAAAAAGATAAATTTAAATGGAGCTTCTCTAACTATAAATGTTGTTCTGCAAGAAGGAGGAGCACAACTAGATGAAATTGTTTTAACAGCTTCGTCAACTTTTAGATCTCAAAAAGAAACTCCAATGTCTATTAGTTCTATTAAACAAAAAGAAATTACTAAGTTATCTGCAAATAGTCAGGCAGATATTATTAGAAGTATTCCTGGTATTACTGCAGAAGGAGGTGGTGGAGAAACGGCTACAAATGTTTTTGTAAGAGGTTTACCTTCTGGAGGTCAATATGTGTTTAATCCTTTACAATATGATGGAATGCCATTAATGAGTACTTTCGGATTAAACTCTTCTGCACATGATGTGTATGCAAGACCAGATGTTGGTTTTAAAGGAGTTGAATTTGTTAGAGGTGGAGCAGCTGTTTTATATGGTGCAGGTTCTGTTGCTGGTATCATTAACTATACAAGTAAAACTGGTGATTCTAACGATGAAAACCTAATAAATGTAGAATGGGCAGATAAAGGTAGATTAAAAACTGATTTTTATACAGGTGGTAAATTAGGAGGTGAAGATTCTAATACATATTATGCTTTTACAGGTTTTGTAAGAAAAGATGATGGACCAATAGAAACTGGTATGCCAACAAAAGGTGTACAATTTAGAGCAAATATTAAGAAGAAATTCGAAAATGGTTCTTTTACAGTTCACGGACAAATGATAAATGATAATGCACAATTCTTTATGCCTTTACCTTTAGATGGTGATAGAAATAGAATTACAGGGAATGATGGCGAAGCTGTTTCTCAATTATTATCTGGTCAGTTAGCAAATACTTCTTTTTTAACTGCTGGTGGTGCTTACGAAAGTCCAATTGAAGATGGTGTTTCTACACAAGGTGGATATGTAATGGCAGATTTTAACTATAATTTTGCTGATGATTTAAAGTTTAAATCAAAAGTAAAATACGCAAACTATAAACACAATTTTGCATTGTATATTGGTGGAAATGGAACTTACAATAATCCACTAACTTTAGGAGATTATATCAACAATGTGGCTCCAGGAAATTTAGGATATGATGCACAATATCAAGGAGGAATAGGTGCTATAAATTCAAATGATTTAGTTGTAGAAAACTTACATGTAGATCGTTTAAGACCAATGACAGATTATTCTGGTGAAGCATCTTTAACAAAAACAATAGAAACAGATGCAGGTAGTCATAACATTACTGCTGGTGTTTATTTAGCAAGAACAGAAGCAGAAGATGTAAATTATCAATACAGAGTTTTATCAGAATTTAACAACAATCCACGTTTGGTAAATTTAAGTTATGTAGATGCAAGTGGTAATAATGTAACCTATTCAGAAGGTGGTTTGTACAACAGAATTGGTATGACTTCGAACAATTTCTTATCACAAACTAAAACTGCATTTTATTTAACGGATGAAATGGTTTTTGATAAATGGCGTTTTGATGCTGGTATAAGAATAGAAAGTACAAAAGGTACTTTTAGCAAAGGTAATGTGGTAAGTAGTACAGTATATGATGATGCAAATCTATCATCAGATTTAGCAAATGTACAATTTGCAGATGGTAGTTTTGTTAGAGCAGATGTAGAGGCTACAGATTGGGCATTATCATTAGCAGCATTACACAATTTAACAGATAACGTAAATTTATACGCAAACTTTTCTAGAGGATTTTTCTTTCCGCAAATTAGAGGTTTTGCACCAGTTGCAGGGATACCAAATACAAACTACGATTCAGAAAAAATTACACAATTTGAAATCGGAGCAAAATTAGGTACAGATAGATTATCTGGTTCGTTAGCTGCTTATTATGTAAGTTTAAAAGATAGAATTAAAATTACACAAGGTTTTGTAAATGGTTCTTTGGTAGATTTAACAAGATCTGAACAAAGCACATCTACTTTAGGTTTAGAAGCTAACTGGTCTTATAAATTAACAAAGAATTTCGATTTTAGAGGTACAGCAACGTATCAAGATCACGAAATTACTAAAAACACAGACAAAGATTTAGTTACTGGTGGTTCATCAGAGGTAAATGTGGGTAACGAATTGGCAAGACAACCCAACTTTCTAACAAGTATGGGTTTACATTATGACAATAGCAGTTTTGATGGTCAGTTTACTTTAAATCATACAGGAAGCAAGTTTACAGCAGATAATAATAATGTAGAGTTAGAGGCCATAAACATATTTAGAATAGGAGCAGGTTATACTTTTAGTTTAAATAATGATGAAGAGCGTAATGAAAACTTAAGAATAGGTTTTTCAGTCTTTAACTTATTTGATGATTCTGGTGTAACAGAAGGAGATCCTAGAAATGTAAATCAAGCAGGAAATGCACAATTTTTCTTTGGAAGACCAATTTTACCAAGAAGAATGTTTTTAACAGCAACTTTTAACTTTTAA
- a CDS encoding tetratricopeptide repeat protein has product MRYFFLFWCVLILSFPLFSQNKSNAVDSAFQVLKNTPNSTKKVDTLIALYKLSIKQKKINKRILEDALAISQRIFYIKGIGICYDRKGINARYEQDYSNSITNHKRALSYLKQTTDTLLIVKCLNNLGVTYRKVNLEKEAFNHYFEALNLSEKIKNKRSQSIALHGIGNVFIDSEQYDKALYYLRKAILLEKEMNNIKGQEYGYANLGEVFTEKQVYDSAYFYIDKALEIAIKNPRKEGVAIKYTLLGKLYQKKGDYKKSNEFYFKSIPQLEKFENTRYLSKSYLNIGINELYLHQFKEAKRNIDIGLKKAKQINSKENILLGFKTLTDYYSKTNQFEKALNAQKQVLVFRDSIINEASLKSFISTEISYESSKKDTKIQSLAKAKNKSEQEASSNFWLFITSVVIGVTSVLILFLLRRNKILELDQKNTEIKNYLLQIKKLKTSHQQNPSFSKKELKEFQLSKREIEVLKHISNGLSNAQIAEKMFVSNNTIKTHISHIYTKLDVKNRVQAVQKISA; this is encoded by the coding sequence ATGAGGTATTTCTTCCTTTTTTGGTGCGTTTTAATTTTATCTTTTCCTTTATTTTCTCAAAATAAATCAAATGCAGTAGATAGTGCTTTTCAAGTACTAAAAAACACACCTAATTCTACAAAAAAAGTAGATACTTTAATTGCTTTATATAAATTATCTATAAAGCAGAAAAAAATTAATAAACGTATTTTAGAGGATGCTTTAGCTATTTCTCAACGCATTTTTTACATTAAAGGAATTGGTATTTGTTATGATAGAAAGGGAATTAATGCCCGGTACGAGCAAGATTACAGCAATTCTATAACCAATCATAAAAGAGCATTATCTTACTTAAAACAAACTACAGATACTTTATTAATTGTAAAATGCTTAAATAATCTTGGCGTTACTTATAGAAAAGTAAATCTTGAAAAAGAAGCTTTTAATCATTATTTTGAAGCGTTAAACTTATCAGAAAAAATAAAAAACAAACGCAGTCAATCTATTGCCTTACACGGAATTGGAAATGTTTTTATTGATTCTGAACAATATGATAAAGCACTTTATTATTTAAGAAAAGCAATCTTGCTTGAGAAAGAAATGAATAATATTAAAGGGCAAGAGTATGGTTACGCCAATTTAGGTGAAGTTTTTACTGAGAAACAAGTCTATGATTCTGCTTATTTTTACATTGATAAAGCATTAGAAATTGCCATCAAAAATCCAAGAAAAGAAGGTGTTGCTATTAAATATACTTTGCTTGGAAAATTATATCAAAAAAAAGGAGATTATAAAAAATCGAACGAGTTCTATTTTAAATCAATTCCGCAATTAGAAAAGTTTGAGAATACGCGTTATCTAAGTAAAAGTTATTTGAATATCGGAATAAATGAGCTGTATTTACATCAATTTAAGGAAGCAAAAAGAAACATTGATATTGGTCTAAAAAAAGCAAAACAAATTAATTCTAAAGAGAATATTTTATTAGGTTTTAAAACTTTAACGGACTATTATTCTAAAACCAATCAATTTGAGAAAGCACTAAATGCTCAAAAACAAGTTCTTGTATTTAGAGATAGTATTATAAATGAAGCTTCTTTAAAGAGTTTTATTAGTACAGAAATTAGTTATGAATCGTCTAAAAAAGACACTAAAATTCAATCTTTAGCAAAAGCAAAAAATAAAAGTGAACAAGAAGCAAGTTCTAATTTTTGGCTTTTTATTACAAGTGTTGTTATTGGTGTTACTAGTGTTCTCATTTTATTTTTGCTTAGAAGAAATAAAATACTAGAATTAGATCAAAAAAATACAGAAATTAAAAACTATTTGCTTCAGATTAAAAAATTAAAAACGAGTCATCAACAAAATCCTTCTTTTTCTAAAAAAGAGTTAAAGGAATTTCAATTATCTAAAAGAGAAATAGAAGTTCTAAAACATATTTCTAACGGACTTAGCAATGCCCAAATTGCTGAAAAAATGTTTGTTTCTAACAATACAATTAAAACCCATATTTCTCATATCTACACAAAACTTGATGTAAAAAACAGGGTACAAGCAGTTCAAAAAATATCAGCATAA